Genomic window (Chitinophaga parva):
GAACGGTTACAATCCTTACCCAGGCAAGTTCCTGAAGGAAAAACCGAACGATCATTTTGCGCTCTCCGTGGGCGGGCGCTTTAAGCTGAAAGATGCCATGGCGGTTATTGCCAACTATGACCAGCCATTGACAACGGACAATGTAGGCAACGCGCATCCCAACCTGTCGTTAGGGCTGGAGATGTCTACCAGCGGCCACACCTTCCAGTTCTTCGTGGGCAACTACAGCTACCTGACGCCGCAACGGAACCTGGTTTTCAACCAGAATGATTTTACAAAAAAGCAATTCCTGATAGGGTTCAACATCACCCGTTTATGGAATTACTAAATGCTAATCCTGTAATCATCAAAAACCTGACAACATGAAGATCAGTTTCCTGAAAAGCAGCCCGCTGCTATTGGCAGCAGCTTTTGCGGCGCTCTCCTTCTCGGCCCCGGGCGATCCCTGGATTGTGCCCGAGAAAAACGCCAAGATGCCCAACCCGGTAAAGTCTTCACCGGCCTCCATTGCCGATGGGAAAGCCCTGTGGGCAAAGAACTGCCAGTCCTGCCACGGCAAAGCCGGCGAAGGTGACGGGTCCAAGGCGGCACAGCTGAAAACACAGCCACCCAACTTCACCAGCGCCGACTTCCAGAAGCAAACCGATGGCGCGCTTTTCTACAAGACCAGTGAAGGCAGGAACGACATGCCTTCCTTCAAGAAAAAACTGCCGGACGCAGAAGACATCTGGAACCTGGTGAACTACATGCGCACTTTCAAAAAATAATGAAGGCTGTCATTGAAAAACCGGCTTGCAGGTGCAAGCCGGTTTCACCACAAAACATCACGCATATGCCCAACGAACATACTGTAAAACGCCGCGCCTTTGTAGGATGGATAGGCCTGTTTGCCACCTCCATAGCAGGCCTCTCCCTCTTCCGGAAATCCCGCAGCACAGCGAGTTCCATGCCACCCGTGCCGGTTACGTTGCTAACCGAAGACGGGCGCCTGGTACAAGTGGATGCTGCCGCGCTGGAACAGCAGCCCCGGAAAAAAATCTCGAACGACGAATTGCGTACCTGGGTAAAAAAAAGACCCTGAGGCATGCTATCGGCTAACAACAAATCAAGGTTATGAGCGAATTAACAAACGGATCACAAAGCAGGCGCGCCTTTCTCTCCGGTGCGGCACTGGCTGCAGTAAGTGCGGCGGCGGCGTCCTGCAACCATCTTAAAGATCCTTTTTCCACCCAGGCAGCGGCACTGGATGTAACGCCCACCGGCGAAAAAGTAAAACTGCTGTCGGTAGATGGTGAGGTGATAGAAGTGGACCGGGCTTTCCTGAAACCCGTGCCCCACCTGCCCAGCGTTACAAACGCGGAAGCACGCGTAGGTATACCCGGTAAAAAATTTGTGATGGTCATAGACCTGGCCCGTTGCAAAAACCTGAAACGTTGCCAGGCGGCTTGTGATCACATGCACCATATCCAGGACGGACAAAACTGGATCAAGGTGCAGAAGATGCAGGAATCTGCACACACCGCGCCTTACTGGCAGCCTACTACCTGCATGCATTGCGATGAACCGCCCTGCGTGAAAGTATGCCCGGTGGATGCCACGTTCAAGAGACAGGATGGCATTGTGCTGATCGACAGTGACCGCTGTATCGGTTGCCGCTTCTGCATGGCTGCTTGTCCTTACTCCACCCGCGTATTCAACTGGAATGAACCAGTGCTGCCCAAAGAAATTGCAAAGCAGCCCTACTGCGCTGAAACCAGCGTGCCTCAGAAAAAGGGCACCGTGGGCAAATGCGACTTCTGCCCGGACATGACCCGCCGGGGAGAATTACCCCACTGCGTTTCCGCCTGTCCTAACGGCGTATTCTTCTTCGGTGACCTGAATGAAGACAGCGTAACCAACGGTGCAGAGACCTTCCGCTTCAGTGACCTGATGCGGGACAAAGCGGGTTACCGCCTGATGGAAGACCTGGGCACCCGGCCCAGCGTGTACTACCTGCCACCGGTGAACAGGAATTTTCCTATTGAAGCAGGTGAGGAAAACGATAAAGGCTGATGCCCCCTTCTCCTACCTCTAAAAAAACATTATCGTGGAAAGAACAATTGCATTGCGCGAAGAACAGGTTATAGAAGATCTCCTGCCCCGCAAGTTTGGAAAAACAGGGCAGTTATGGGTGGGTGTATTATCCTGTATCTGCCTGGTGGGCCTGTATGCCTATTACCGCCAGCTGCGGTATGGGCTGGGCGTTACAGCCATGCGGGACTATGTTTCCTGGGGATTATATATTTCAAATTTCGTTTTTTTCGTAGCCATCAGCCTCGTAGGTTCCCTTATCACGGCCATCCTGCGCCTGGCAAATGTAAAATGGAGCACCCCCCTTACGCGGATCGCGGAGATGATCGCCATTGCAGCCATCATGTTTGCCGCCCTCATTATCATCGTGGACATGGGACGGCCGGAACGCCTGCTTAATGTATTTGCACATGGCCGCATCCAGTCACCCATCATCTGGGATGTGGTGGTGATCACTACCTATTTCTTCATTAGTTGCCTGCTCCTTTACCTGCCATTGCTGCCGGACATCAAAATACTGATCGACCACCAACGCACCGCCACCCGGCCTTTCCAGCGCCTGTACCGCTTCCTGGGCTCCTTCTGGAAGGGCAATACAGGGCAGGTGGCCATCAGCGACCGGGCCATCAACATCCTTTGCATCACCATTATCCCGGTAGCTTTCGGCATTCACACTGTTACTTCCTGGCTCTTTGCCACAACCTTCCGCCCCGGGTGGGACAGCACCAACTTTGGCGCCTACTTTATTTCCGGCGCTTTCCTGGCCGGCAGCGGTGCCGTAGTGGTGGCCATGTACGTAGTGCGCAAGGCCTATGGGATGGACCATTACATTACCGATGATCACTTCGACAAGATGGGTAAGATCGTGGTGCTGCTGGCACTGGTGTACCTGTATTTCAATATCAGTGAATACCTGCTGCCCGCATTTAAAATGAAGGAAGGCGAGGACGCCCACCTGCGGGAATTATTCAGCGGCGACTGGGCGCTGAGGTTCTGGGCCACCATTTTCATTTCCATGCTGCTGCCCATGGTGATCCTGTTGTTTCCCAAAGGCCGCAGGCCACTGCCCATGTTCCTGGTGGGCATCATGGTGGTGATAGGCGCGTGGTTCAAGCGGTATATTATCGTAGTGCCGTCTATGTTACACCCGTTCCTGCCCATGCACGATGTACCGCTTAGTTACAAAAGCTATTTCCCAAGCTGGGAAGAATGGGCCATTGCCTGTGGTTCACTGGCGGGCGGTATGCTGGTGATTACCCTGCTGATCAGGATATTCCCGATCGTGCCGATCCATGAAACAATAGAAGAAATGAAAGCGAACTGATATGAAAACATGCATACAATACAGTTTCCTGGCAGGCCTCCTGCTGCTACTGGCGTGGGCACCTGCAGCCCATGCGCAGAATAATACGGCGGAGTTGCTGCTAAAACTGGAATATTTCGATAACGCGGACCATGTTCCTTACCTGCAGGTAACGGCCATGGAAAAAAAAGACGGCAAGCTGCAACCGCTGAATGCCCTGCCCGTGCAGCTTTACCTGGGCGACAGCCTGCCCGCCAATGTTATTGCCAAGGTGGTGACCAATGAAACCGGTAAAGCCTTTGCCACATTGCCCCCCTCCCTGCAGGCGGCCTGGAAGGCCAGCAACCAGCAGCAATTCATAGCGGTAAGCGGCGCCACGCACCAGTTTACCTCCACGGTAAAAACGCTGGACATTACGAAAGCCCGGTTGCTGCTGGATACCATTGCCGGTGATGACGGCGCCCGCACGGTGCGGGCTACCGTACAGGAAATGCATGGCGACAGCGCTGTGAACATAAAGGATGTGGAAATAAAGATCGGCGTGCAGCGGCAGGCTTCTTTCCTGCCCATCGGGGATGATGAATCCTACACCACCGATTCTACCGGCACGGTCACTGCTACCTTCTCCCGCGACTCCCTGCCCGGTGATGCAAAAGGCAACCTGGTGCTGGGCGCCCGCATAGAAGATAATGATAGCTATGGCAACGTAAGTGTGCTCAAAACAGTGCCCTGGGGCGGGCCTGGCCAACACGATAGTTTCGGGTTTGGTGACCGCTCGTTATGGGCCACTGGCGCTAAGGCACCTTTACCTTTGCTACTGGTGGCGCTCTCCGCTATCATTGCGGTATGGGGCATCATCTTCTACCTGGTGTTCCAGATTATCCGTATAAAGAAGCTCAGCGATACACAGGCCAACTGACAACTCTCTGTGTCAATATATCTCCATACACTGGGCTCCATCCATAGCTCCGGGAATGCATTTTCACACTTGCCAGCCCGCCAGGAGCCCTTTTTATTTGCTTTAAACCACGTATTAGTTTCAAAATAACCACCATGTCACAAACACATTTTTACGAAGTAAACGTTCAGTGGAAAGCAGGAAGAATAGGCGAATTATCATCACCTGTGCTGTCAGAAACTATTACATGCGCTACGCCGCCGGAATTTCCAAACGGGGTGCCCAATGTCTGGTCGCCGGAGCATTTGTTCGTCGCCGCGATCAACAGTTGCTACATGG
Coding sequences:
- a CDS encoding c-type cytochrome codes for the protein MKISFLKSSPLLLAAAFAALSFSAPGDPWIVPEKNAKMPNPVKSSPASIADGKALWAKNCQSCHGKAGEGDGSKAAQLKTQPPNFTSADFQKQTDGALFYKTSEGRNDMPSFKKKLPDAEDIWNLVNYMRTFKK
- a CDS encoding 4Fe-4S dicluster domain-containing protein, translated to MSELTNGSQSRRAFLSGAALAAVSAAAASCNHLKDPFSTQAAALDVTPTGEKVKLLSVDGEVIEVDRAFLKPVPHLPSVTNAEARVGIPGKKFVMVIDLARCKNLKRCQAACDHMHHIQDGQNWIKVQKMQESAHTAPYWQPTTCMHCDEPPCVKVCPVDATFKRQDGIVLIDSDRCIGCRFCMAACPYSTRVFNWNEPVLPKEIAKQPYCAETSVPQKKGTVGKCDFCPDMTRRGELPHCVSACPNGVFFFGDLNEDSVTNGAETFRFSDLMRDKAGYRLMEDLGTRPSVYYLPPVNRNFPIEAGEENDKG
- the nrfD gene encoding NrfD/PsrC family molybdoenzyme membrane anchor subunit; the encoded protein is MERTIALREEQVIEDLLPRKFGKTGQLWVGVLSCICLVGLYAYYRQLRYGLGVTAMRDYVSWGLYISNFVFFVAISLVGSLITAILRLANVKWSTPLTRIAEMIAIAAIMFAALIIIVDMGRPERLLNVFAHGRIQSPIIWDVVVITTYFFISCLLLYLPLLPDIKILIDHQRTATRPFQRLYRFLGSFWKGNTGQVAISDRAINILCITIIPVAFGIHTVTSWLFATTFRPGWDSTNFGAYFISGAFLAGSGAVVVAMYVVRKAYGMDHYITDDHFDKMGKIVVLLALVYLYFNISEYLLPAFKMKEGEDAHLRELFSGDWALRFWATIFISMLLPMVILLFPKGRRPLPMFLVGIMVVIGAWFKRYIIVVPSMLHPFLPMHDVPLSYKSYFPSWEEWAIACGSLAGGMLVITLLIRIFPIVPIHETIEEMKAN